From the Halalkalicoccus sp. CGA53 genome, one window contains:
- a CDS encoding pyridoxamine 5'-phosphate oxidase family protein, translated as MSSLRWVQMSDEEIAAFLGNGGTGVLSFATETDRAPLSIPVSYGYDAASSHFYYTLSLLPGSEKEAHLDGPVSFVVHRHTDDGWRSVVASGTLESISDSPYDATAVQRMWAVRIPVVDVFDRPPEEVTFRSFRLVPERRTGRKEV; from the coding sequence ATGAGTTCGCTCCGCTGGGTGCAGATGAGCGACGAGGAGATCGCAGCGTTCCTAGGCAACGGCGGCACCGGCGTGCTCTCGTTCGCAACGGAGACCGACCGAGCACCGCTGTCGATCCCGGTCTCCTACGGCTACGACGCCGCGTCCTCGCACTTTTACTACACGCTCTCGCTCCTCCCGGGAAGCGAGAAGGAAGCACACCTCGACGGCCCGGTCTCGTTCGTCGTCCACCGTCACACCGACGACGGGTGGCGGAGCGTAGTCGCCTCCGGCACGCTCGAGTCGATCTCGGATTCGCCGTACGACGCGACGGCCGTCCAGCGAATGTGGGCAGTCCGGATCCCGGTGGTCGACGTCTTCGACCGCCCGCCGGAGGAGGTGACCTTCCGGAGCTTCCGACTCGTTCCCGAGCGGCGCACGGGACGGAAGGAGGTCTGA
- a CDS encoding HTH domain-containing protein, giving the protein MDASDRTAHSAVLYIRSVAPTGINDVQQRAIERLERLVAEGTLESVDYEVWGHSVPTDSSELPIKRRYDEFADWADEHGYTLSPAFHVRETKTIVSDSTWTVVSFPLLCLGIYSDRDVEAVFPCSDDDRTYTLQDGLHALESRESLEREDERDRTPVPIGGR; this is encoded by the coding sequence ATGGACGCATCAGACCGAACTGCGCACAGCGCGGTTCTCTACATTCGATCGGTGGCACCGACTGGTATCAACGACGTCCAGCAGCGGGCGATCGAGCGCCTCGAACGGCTGGTGGCCGAGGGCACGCTCGAGTCCGTCGACTACGAGGTGTGGGGCCACAGCGTTCCGACCGACAGCTCGGAGCTCCCGATCAAACGCCGGTACGACGAGTTCGCCGACTGGGCCGACGAGCACGGCTACACGCTCTCGCCGGCGTTCCACGTCCGCGAGACGAAGACGATCGTCTCCGACTCCACGTGGACCGTCGTCAGCTTCCCCCTGCTCTGTCTGGGGATCTACTCCGATCGTGACGTCGAAGCCGTCTTTCCCTGCTCCGACGACGACCGGACTTACACGCTCCAAGACGGCCTCCACGCGCTCGAGTCCCGGGAGTCTCTCGAGCGGGAGGACGAGCGGGACCGGACGCCCGTCCCCATCGGCGGACGGTGA
- a CDS encoding nickel pincer cofactor-dependent isomerase, group 22 produces MNVEFPDADALRSGGDVTVEDLPRFAVAERTRDVRSVEDLEASARRAVDSIDAFETLPQGAEVGITAGSRGIDDMPAVLATAVDELSSRGYEPFVLPAMGSHGGATADGQVETLAALGITPESIGCEIRSSMAVEGVGEDDLGRTVYAARDALEADAVLLANRIKPHTDFHGPIESGLSKMAVIGLGKHRGAESLHNAAIATDFATVIRDRTDVLLEATPIVGGIALVENADHRAAHVEGVNAREISTREPELLDLARELFPTLPIEDLDLLVVDEFGKDRSGTGMDTNVLGRYYFHGESEPDSPSITRVYARSLSEASHGNAIGIGLADFLHRDVIEEIDFEDMYINIVTSGEPRRANVPFVVPDDVTALILSCSMTGVDSPEELRVARIASTMEPDTLLVSEPVAADLREREDVALGPLEPLEFSDGEFVSSAPLYR; encoded by the coding sequence GTGAACGTAGAGTTCCCAGACGCCGACGCCTTGCGCTCGGGTGGTGACGTCACCGTAGAGGACCTCCCCCGCTTCGCCGTCGCGGAGCGGACGCGCGATGTGCGGTCGGTCGAGGACCTCGAGGCCTCGGCGCGCCGGGCGGTCGACTCGATCGACGCCTTCGAGACGCTCCCACAGGGTGCGGAGGTCGGAATCACCGCCGGCAGTCGGGGGATAGACGACATGCCGGCCGTTCTCGCGACGGCGGTGGACGAGCTATCGTCCCGGGGGTACGAGCCGTTCGTCCTCCCGGCGATGGGGAGCCACGGCGGCGCGACCGCCGATGGTCAGGTCGAGACGCTCGCCGCACTCGGTATCACGCCGGAGTCGATTGGCTGTGAGATCAGGTCGTCGATGGCGGTCGAGGGCGTCGGCGAAGACGACCTCGGGCGAACCGTCTACGCCGCTCGGGACGCGCTCGAGGCCGACGCGGTGCTTCTGGCGAACCGGATAAAACCGCACACCGACTTCCACGGCCCGATCGAGAGCGGCCTCTCGAAGATGGCCGTCATCGGCCTGGGGAAACACCGGGGAGCGGAGTCACTGCACAACGCCGCCATCGCGACCGACTTCGCGACGGTCATCCGGGACCGAACGGACGTCCTCCTCGAGGCGACGCCGATCGTCGGCGGTATCGCGCTCGTCGAGAACGCAGACCACCGTGCGGCACACGTCGAGGGGGTGAACGCGAGGGAGATCTCTACCCGCGAACCGGAACTGCTGGACCTCGCACGCGAGCTCTTTCCGACCCTCCCGATCGAGGACCTGGACCTGCTCGTCGTCGACGAGTTCGGGAAGGACAGATCGGGGACCGGGATGGACACGAACGTCCTCGGTCGGTACTACTTCCACGGCGAGTCGGAGCCGGACTCGCCCTCTATCACCCGGGTGTACGCGCGGTCGCTCTCCGAGGCCTCTCACGGGAACGCGATCGGGATCGGCCTCGCCGACTTCCTCCACCGGGACGTCATAGAGGAGATCGACTTCGAGGACATGTACATCAACATCGTGACCAGCGGCGAGCCACGCCGTGCGAACGTCCCGTTCGTCGTGCCCGACGACGTTACGGCACTGATACTCTCCTGTTCGATGACCGGCGTCGACTCCCCGGAGGAACTCCGCGTCGCCCGGATCGCGAGCACGATGGAACCGGATACGTTGCTCGTCTCGGAACCGGTCGCTGCTGACCTCCGTGAGCGTGAGGATGTAGCTCTCGGCCCGCTCGAACCGCTCGAGTTCTCGGATGGGGAGTTCGTCTCGAGTGCACCACTGTATCGCTAG
- a CDS encoding universal stress protein: MTILAAVDGSEHSSSVIEVGYDLAVTYGVPLEVLHVAPREEFKSYQRSLKGTDEFSDYSVRQHEDSAANVVRTLVRTTLDGRDRSSVSSVGKVGDPVEEILKHAEDSDARFVVIGGRKRSPTGKAIFGSVTQSVLLESDCPTVTVMSDEEG, encoded by the coding sequence ATGACCATCCTGGCGGCGGTCGACGGTAGCGAGCACTCGAGTTCGGTGATCGAGGTCGGCTACGATCTGGCCGTGACCTACGGCGTTCCGCTCGAGGTGCTCCACGTCGCACCGAGAGAGGAGTTCAAGTCCTACCAGCGCTCGCTGAAGGGGACCGACGAGTTCTCCGACTACTCGGTCCGTCAGCACGAAGACAGCGCGGCGAACGTCGTGAGAACGCTCGTGAGAACGACCCTCGACGGTCGTGACCGGAGTTCGGTGTCGTCCGTCGGTAAGGTCGGGGATCCGGTCGAGGAGATCCTGAAACACGCCGAGGACTCCGACGCGCGGTTCGTCGTCATCGGCGGTCGGAAGCGCTCGCCGACCGGGAAGGCCATCTTCGGCAGCGTGACGCAGTCGGTCCTCCTCGAGAGCGACTGTCCCACCGTCACGGTGATGAGCGACGAGGAGGGCTGA
- a CDS encoding mandelate racemase/muconate lactonizing enzyme family protein has product MQITAIETLTFDPESDLTETERDVRITMLRVHTDEGVIGLGETFPLAEMECAALHGPIADHVLGRDPREIEGIRDDLTTYFNYYGHAGAEFRALSALDIALWDFKGKLADEPIYELLGGKSREQIPTYNTCYDRQYDFMEEPEALARSLLGEGITSMKIWPFDGFAPKTRGQRISNEDLRTGLEPIRRIREAVGDRMEIAVEFHGLWALTPAKRLVDTVEEYDPIWVEDVIRKGNPEAYRRLARGTSVPLCISERLVGPYEFAQVIETGAVDVAMLDLCWAGGITAGKAVATMAEAAHLPVAPHNSGGPVLHFANAHLSATIPNLYVMEAIRDRYDGWHRNLVTTPLAATDGYLPIPEGPGLGTELDTSLLDHPDVAVRETSL; this is encoded by the coding sequence ATGCAGATCACGGCCATCGAGACGCTCACCTTCGATCCCGAGAGCGACCTCACGGAGACCGAACGCGACGTCAGAATTACCATGCTCCGCGTTCACACGGACGAGGGGGTGATCGGCCTCGGGGAGACGTTCCCGCTCGCGGAGATGGAGTGTGCCGCGCTCCACGGGCCGATCGCCGATCACGTCCTGGGACGCGATCCACGGGAGATCGAAGGCATCCGTGACGACCTCACGACCTACTTCAACTACTACGGACACGCCGGGGCGGAGTTCCGCGCGCTGAGCGCGCTCGACATCGCTCTCTGGGACTTCAAGGGCAAACTCGCGGACGAACCGATCTACGAACTGCTCGGCGGGAAGTCACGTGAGCAGATCCCGACGTATAACACCTGTTACGACCGTCAGTACGACTTCATGGAAGAGCCGGAAGCGCTCGCGCGTTCGCTGCTCGGGGAGGGGATCACCTCGATGAAGATCTGGCCGTTCGACGGGTTCGCTCCGAAGACACGCGGACAGCGGATCTCGAACGAGGACCTCCGGACCGGGCTGGAGCCGATCCGGCGGATCCGGGAGGCCGTGGGCGATCGGATGGAGATCGCGGTGGAGTTCCACGGCCTCTGGGCGCTGACGCCCGCGAAACGGCTGGTCGACACCGTCGAGGAGTACGACCCCATCTGGGTCGAGGACGTGATCAGGAAGGGGAACCCCGAGGCGTACCGACGGCTCGCGCGGGGGACGTCGGTCCCCCTCTGTATCAGCGAACGCCTCGTCGGCCCCTACGAGTTCGCGCAGGTCATCGAGACCGGCGCGGTCGACGTGGCGATGCTCGACCTCTGCTGGGCCGGCGGTATAACCGCCGGGAAGGCCGTGGCGACGATGGCCGAAGCCGCACACCTGCCCGTGGCGCCACATAACTCGGGTGGCCCGGTGCTGCACTTCGCGAACGCACACCTCTCTGCAACGATCCCGAACCTCTACGTGATGGAGGCGATCCGCGACCGGTACGACGGCTGGCACCGTAACCTCGTCACGACGCCGCTGGCGGCCACCGACGGGTACCTGCCGATCCCCGAGGGACCCGGACTCGGCACCGAACTCGATACGTCGCTGCTCGACCATCCCGACGTAGCCGTGAGGGAGACGTCGCTCTGA
- a CDS encoding C-terminal binding protein, whose amino-acid sequence MTEHVLISDSKSTTVDHDLQRDVLRRYDVTASSAITRTEDALLSELGDASGLIVDAGVPVSARVIEATPSLEVVGRAGIGVDNVDLEAAADHSVTVVHNPTYSIDEVATHALSLLLACVRRLPTYDRQTRGGGWDWSEGSPIGRLQGSTIGFLGFGKIPRRLATMVQGIGCELIAHDPYLPANAVRTHNVEPVAFDDLLAQVDLLSIHVPHTGETERMIDADALAAIADDAIIVNTARGPVVDTDALVSALETGEIDFAGLDVVDPEPLPADHALFDLENAIVTPHVGWYSESSRLQLSEEIADDVGRVLVGETPHNEVSADSEWV is encoded by the coding sequence ATGACAGAGCACGTCCTGATCAGCGACTCGAAGTCGACGACGGTCGATCACGACCTCCAGCGCGACGTACTGAGGCGGTACGACGTCACGGCGAGTTCGGCGATCACCCGGACCGAGGACGCGCTTCTCTCCGAACTCGGCGACGCGTCGGGGCTCATCGTCGACGCCGGCGTCCCAGTCTCCGCCCGCGTCATCGAAGCAACGCCGTCGCTGGAGGTAGTCGGTCGGGCCGGCATCGGCGTCGACAACGTCGACCTCGAGGCCGCGGCCGACCACAGCGTCACCGTCGTCCACAACCCCACGTACAGCATCGACGAGGTCGCGACCCACGCCCTCTCGCTGCTGCTCGCGTGCGTTCGCAGGCTCCCCACCTACGACAGACAGACGCGCGGCGGCGGCTGGGACTGGTCCGAGGGGAGCCCGATCGGGCGGCTGCAGGGGTCGACGATCGGCTTCCTCGGCTTCGGGAAGATCCCCCGTCGCCTCGCCACGATGGTCCAGGGCATCGGCTGCGAGCTGATCGCCCACGACCCGTACCTCCCGGCGAACGCCGTGCGGACGCACAACGTCGAGCCGGTCGCCTTCGACGACCTCCTCGCACAGGTCGACCTGCTCTCGATCCACGTCCCCCACACGGGTGAAACCGAACGCATGATCGACGCCGACGCGCTCGCGGCGATTGCCGACGACGCGATCATCGTCAATACTGCCCGCGGTCCCGTCGTCGACACCGACGCGCTGGTCTCCGCACTCGAGACCGGGGAGATCGACTTCGCAGGCCTGGACGTGGTCGACCCGGAGCCGCTCCCGGCCGATCACGCGCTCTTCGACCTCGAGAACGCGATCGTCACGCCGCACGTCGGCTGGTACTCGGAGTCCTCGCGCCTGCAGCTGAGCGAGGAGATCGCCGACGACGTCGGCCGTGTACTGGTCGGCGAGACGCCGCACAACGAGGTCTCCGCGGACAGCGAGTGGGTGTGA
- a CDS encoding cyclase family protein: MFDDVETVVDLSNPIESDIPTYPNFPNVRVETTDYAARDGFTMERVEMQSHTATHVDAPRHFIPEGKTLDEFPIETFMGEGIALDLTPLEPAEPIEPEHIEPYTDEIEPGDVVMLHTGWDDHYGWTGEYVMRYPFLSGEGAEYLAELEPKAVGIDTPSVAGWVDEVPAQGPVTDIGPDESHLPLLENDIIPVEELRNLDRVLQGADSRRAYFFYPPLRMQGVGGCSARAFALL; encoded by the coding sequence ATGTTCGACGACGTCGAGACGGTCGTAGACCTGAGCAACCCGATCGAGAGCGACATCCCCACCTACCCGAACTTCCCGAACGTCCGGGTCGAGACGACCGACTATGCGGCAAGAGACGGCTTCACGATGGAACGAGTCGAGATGCAGAGCCACACGGCGACTCACGTCGACGCGCCGCGTCACTTCATCCCCGAGGGGAAGACGCTCGACGAGTTCCCCATCGAGACGTTCATGGGCGAGGGTATCGCCCTCGACCTGACGCCACTGGAGCCCGCGGAACCGATCGAACCCGAGCATATCGAGCCGTACACCGACGAGATCGAACCGGGCGACGTCGTGATGCTTCACACCGGCTGGGACGACCACTACGGCTGGACCGGCGAGTACGTCATGCGCTACCCGTTCCTCTCGGGCGAGGGTGCGGAGTACCTCGCGGAACTCGAACCCAAGGCCGTCGGCATCGACACCCCGAGCGTCGCGGGCTGGGTCGACGAGGTCCCAGCACAGGGTCCGGTCACCGACATCGGCCCTGACGAGTCACACCTCCCGCTGCTCGAGAACGACATCATCCCGGTCGAGGAGCTGCGGAACCTCGATCGGGTGCTTCAGGGGGCCGACAGCCGTCGAGCGTACTTCTTCTACCCGCCGCTGCGGATGCAGGGCGTCGGCGGCTGCTCGGCGCGGGCGTTCGCCCTCCTCTGA
- a CDS encoding LUD domain-containing protein → MTADARRAKRERIRGLIESEGETVAKNTRHLNESRYAAIEELGEAHEELRTLARDIKEESIERLPELIETLTESVEGNGGEVYVASDAADANEYVRSVCRDAGAEVVVKSKSMTTEEIEVNEALESIGCEVVETDLGELVIQIAEESPSHIVGPSLHKSTEEIAVLFNDHFDLEQPLETPQELTAFARDHLVEKFRQADVGMTGANFVVAETGSIALITNEGNARKTVEATNTHIAVAGVEKVIPTLSDLGPFMELVARSATGESLSSYTSVFSPPIATPPFDGGERSFHLVLIDNGRMAMREDPHLRETLYCVRCSACLNSCANFQSVGGHAFGGETYTGGIGTGWEAGVHGLDSAAAFNDLCTGCSRCVNQCPVKIDIPWINEVVRDRINRGADPGRFDFVFEGLVPDEEPAGLDLQKRFFGNFETVARVASATAPVSNWLANAPPSRWALDRFVGVEPERELPAFRRETLRDWFEAREPTNAEEPVRRVVCYPDLYTNYIETDRGKGAVETLEALGCEVAVPDVPASGRAPLSQGMIETARTKAEDAADVLEPYIEDGWDVVVVEPSDLAMFRRDNGHLLPAERHERLAENSYELFEYVYGLLEGSEGDGTALRAKRSGNREVIYHRHCQQRTLGLEAYTVAVLERLGYDVATSRTECCGMAGSFGYKSEYYELSMEVGSLLGEQLLAERDRRVVASGTSCTDQIEALVGERPTHPVELLVDR, encoded by the coding sequence ATGACCGCGGACGCGAGGAGGGCGAAACGCGAGCGGATCAGGGGGCTCATCGAAAGCGAGGGGGAGACGGTCGCGAAGAACACGCGTCACCTCAACGAGAGCAGGTACGCGGCGATCGAGGAGCTGGGGGAGGCCCACGAGGAACTCCGGACGCTGGCTCGAGATATAAAGGAGGAGTCGATCGAACGGCTCCCGGAGCTGATCGAGACGCTGACCGAGAGCGTCGAGGGAAACGGCGGCGAGGTGTACGTCGCCAGCGACGCGGCCGACGCCAACGAGTACGTCCGGTCGGTCTGTCGAGATGCCGGGGCGGAGGTCGTCGTCAAGAGCAAGTCGATGACGACCGAGGAGATCGAGGTCAACGAAGCGCTCGAGTCGATCGGCTGTGAGGTCGTCGAGACGGACCTCGGCGAGCTGGTGATCCAGATCGCGGAGGAGTCGCCCTCGCACATCGTCGGGCCCAGCCTGCACAAGTCGACCGAGGAGATCGCGGTCCTGTTCAACGACCACTTCGACCTCGAGCAGCCCCTCGAGACGCCCCAGGAGCTGACGGCGTTCGCGCGGGACCACCTCGTCGAGAAGTTCCGACAGGCGGACGTCGGGATGACCGGCGCGAACTTCGTGGTCGCCGAAACCGGCTCGATCGCGCTCATCACGAACGAGGGCAACGCCCGGAAGACGGTCGAGGCGACGAACACGCATATCGCGGTCGCGGGCGTCGAGAAGGTGATCCCGACGCTTTCGGACCTGGGGCCGTTCATGGAACTCGTCGCCCGCTCGGCGACCGGCGAGTCGCTCTCGTCGTACACGTCGGTCTTCTCGCCGCCGATCGCGACGCCCCCGTTCGACGGGGGCGAGCGGTCGTTTCACCTGGTACTGATCGACAACGGTCGGATGGCGATGCGCGAGGACCCTCACCTCCGGGAGACGCTCTACTGCGTGCGCTGTTCGGCCTGTCTCAACTCCTGTGCCAACTTCCAGAGCGTCGGCGGCCACGCCTTCGGCGGCGAGACGTACACCGGCGGCATCGGGACGGGCTGGGAGGCGGGGGTCCACGGGCTCGACTCGGCGGCCGCGTTCAACGACCTCTGTACGGGCTGTTCGCGCTGTGTCAACCAGTGTCCGGTGAAGATCGACATCCCGTGGATCAACGAGGTGGTGCGGGATCGGATCAACCGCGGGGCCGACCCCGGTCGGTTCGACTTCGTCTTCGAGGGACTCGTTCCCGACGAGGAGCCGGCGGGTCTGGACCTGCAGAAACGCTTCTTCGGCAACTTCGAGACGGTGGCGAGGGTCGCCAGCGCGACGGCGCCCGTCTCGAACTGGCTCGCGAACGCTCCCCCGAGCCGGTGGGCACTCGACCGGTTCGTCGGCGTCGAGCCCGAGCGCGAGCTCCCCGCGTTCCGACGGGAGACGCTCCGGGACTGGTTCGAGGCACGCGAGCCCACGAACGCCGAAGAGCCCGTCCGTCGCGTCGTCTGCTACCCCGACCTCTACACGAACTACATCGAGACCGACCGGGGGAAGGGCGCGGTCGAGACGCTCGAGGCGCTCGGCTGCGAGGTCGCCGTTCCCGACGTGCCCGCCAGCGGACGTGCGCCGCTGTCGCAGGGGATGATCGAGACGGCGAGGACGAAGGCGGAAGACGCGGCGGACGTCCTCGAGCCCTATATCGAAGACGGGTGGGACGTCGTCGTCGTCGAGCCGAGCGACCTGGCGATGTTCCGGCGCGACAACGGGCACCTGCTCCCGGCCGAGCGCCACGAGCGGCTGGCCGAGAACAGCTACGAGCTCTTCGAGTACGTCTACGGGCTCCTCGAGGGATCGGAGGGAGACGGAACGGCGCTGCGAGCGAAACGCTCGGGGAACCGCGAGGTCATCTACCACAGACACTGTCAGCAGCGGACGCTCGGGCTCGAGGCGTACACGGTAGCCGTCCTCGAACGGCTGGGCTACGACGTCGCGACGAGCCGGACGGAGTGCTGTGGGATGGCCGGCTCGTTCGGCTACAAGTCCGAGTACTACGAGCTGAGCATGGAGGTCGGATCGCTCCTGGGAGAGCAGCTACTGGCAGAGCGCGACCGGCGCGTCGTCGCCAGCGGGACCTCCTGTACGGACCAGATCGAGGCGCTCGTCGGCGAGCGGCCGACCCACCCGGTCGAGCTACTGGTCGACCGATGA
- a CDS encoding LUD domain-containing protein yields MSSTRETDRDRSLLDEFVENLSRHAVTAEVVDRSDASAAIGSELVGATVGTEGAFEGIEAPDGVTVDPTAEEITSADTGVTAGIVGVAGYGSVVVPSTERWDGPVSLYPPKHVAVLRRSDVVPDIAIALSRLSDRFATGANDVVFVTGRSSTGDMGASVVGVHGPSEMHVVVIDE; encoded by the coding sequence ATGAGCTCCACGCGGGAGACCGACCGGGATCGAAGCCTTCTCGACGAGTTCGTCGAGAACCTCTCTCGCCACGCGGTGACGGCCGAGGTGGTCGATCGGAGCGACGCGAGTGCGGCGATCGGGTCCGAACTGGTCGGCGCCACCGTCGGCACCGAGGGGGCGTTCGAGGGGATCGAGGCCCCCGACGGGGTGACGGTCGATCCGACCGCCGAGGAGATCACGAGCGCCGACACGGGCGTCACCGCCGGGATCGTGGGCGTCGCGGGGTACGGTAGCGTCGTCGTCCCGTCCACCGAGCGCTGGGACGGTCCGGTGAGCCTCTATCCGCCGAAACACGTCGCCGTCCTGCGACGGTCCGACGTCGTTCCGGACATCGCGATCGCGCTCTCCCGGCTGTCGGATCGGTTCGCGACGGGGGCGAACGACGTCGTCTTCGTCACCGGGCGGAGTTCGACCGGCGACATGGGCGCGTCGGTCGTCGGCGTCCACGGTCCCTCGGAGATGCACGTGGTGGTGATCGACGAATGA